The genomic segment TTAAATATCGGGCGTGCGACCCGGGCCATCGGCCCGGGCTACATTGAGCGATCTTCTTTCATCCCCACGGCGGCTTTCCATGCGAGCACGAGTTGGGCGACTAAGCCGAATAGCACCACCAAATTTCCAATTTGTGAGATGCCGTGCAGCGGGCCGAAGGATTTATTGGCGTAAGCGGTTTGTTCGGGGGTGGTTCCTATTTTGAAATAGTCGGGGTACTTCATTTGGTGCAGCCATTCGAGGCGCGGGGTGATGTAAATCAACCCGAACACAATCAGCGCCACCATCACCGCCAACAGTAATCCCCGCGCGCGGGGAAATTTTCCGCCGTCGCCTTCCAGTCGCCAACCGGCTAGCAAGGCCAGCACGGCGATGGCGGCGAGCGAAAGCTGAAATGCGGTGAAACGGTGGATGAGTTCCTGCGCTACGATGCCGTCGCGCGGTTTGGGGAGGGCTTCGGCCAGTTCGGGCGCGAAAAACATTGGCCCGGCCACGAAGGTGAAAAATACCGCGCCGCCCAGCCACACGGCGGCCGTGAGCACAAACACCAGTTGCGCGATGCGTTGTGGATTATTTTTCGGCTTCATTAGTTTCGCCGGCAGTTTGGGTATCGTCACCTTCGCGCTCGCCGGGCTCAGGTTTTTCTGGCTCGGCGTCTTTGTCTTCCACGGATTCTTTGAGGGGCGTGGTGTGGTATTGCACCCGTGCGGCCACGAGCGCGCCGTACAGCAGAATGAGCCACGTAAAATAAACCGCCAACATAAACACCGGCAGCAGGCCGAGGCTGCCGCCGTAGGTTTGGCTGTACCACCCTTTCTCCACCACCACGTGCGAAATATAAAGTGCGCTGGCGAGGTGATTGATCTGCCATAAAATGCCGGCCACCACGCCGCCCCAAATCGCCGCGGTCCACGAAACTTTTGTGTTCGGGATGAGCTTGTACAAAAACGTCAGGCCCGCCATTGCGAACAGCAATGGCACAAGCGTATTCACTACCGCCCCCATGGATTGCAGGCGGTCGCTGATGTTTTCAAAATGCACCGCATTGGCCAGCGCAAAGGCGAGGATGATGCAGCCGGGGCCGAGCACGAGCCCCGGCGAAAATTTCAGCAATTGCGAGTACCACACCCGACTCCGCCGCACGGCCCATAAATCATTAAACGTATCCTCCAGCTGCATCACCACCATCAGCCCGAGATACACAAACACCAACGCACTGAGCACACCGGTCTTGTCGAAGCTAACCTGTTGCGCGAGGTTATTGGTGAAGTCAGAAATATTATCGCGCAAGCCATCACGGATCTCGGCTATTTTCGCTTCCTTCTCCGGATCCTCGTGTTTGGCCGGCAATACGCTCACAATGATTTTGCTGACAAATTGTTGTGCCGGCGCCGTAGCATTCGCATCTGCCGCGCCTTTTGAGGATGGTTCGCCCACCAGCCAACCGGTCAGCACCGTGGCCAGCGCGAGCACGGGGATGAGCGCCAGCAGCGAGTTGAACGACAGCGCCGCCGCGCGCATAAAGCAGCGTTCCTCGTCAAACTTGCGATACGCCAGCAGAATAAACCGCGCCACGCGCATCCAGCGTTTGGGCAGCACCACGCGGCTTTCCTTCTCCATCACCTGCGCGAGATCTTCACGAAGGATTTTCCACGGATTCGGGATTTTCGGTAACGGATTGTCCACGGGTGCGCGGAGATTAGCAAAAAAATTTGGGTGAGACAATTTTTGAACCGCTAGGACGCAAAGCCACCCAGTTTTTTTGAACCTGGTTTCCCTTCGCAGCTTTGTGTCTTGGCGGTTCATCCTTCCCCAGTTTGAGTTTGTCAATCGCGCCGTTTTCTGCTCTACTTTTGGCGGATGGCGCGTAAGGAGGCTCCTAAAAAAACGGATTCCAAAGGAGGTGCCAACGAAGTACTCGGGATAGGGCTGCTGGCTCTGGCTGTGTTATTTTTGTTGGCGCTGTTTTCCTTTGATAAAGGCGATCTGTCGGTCAACGGCACAAACGTCAACGATCCCCTGCATAATCTTGTGGGCACGCTCGGGGCGTGGCTGGCGCAGGGCTGCTTTATGGCGCTTGGCGTGGCGGCGTATTTGTTGCCGCCGTTGACGCTGATTTTCGCCATCGCATTTTTCACCGATAAACTCGACGGCCTGCGACGGCGCTGGCCGTGGGCGGTGGCGTTGGTGTTGGCGGGATCAGCGGGGCTCAGTTTGTATCCCGGCCTCTTTGGCGGGTTGGCGAAAAGTCTGAACACGGTGGGCGCCGGGGGCTATGTGGGGATGTTGTTGCATAATGGCATTTTTCAACACGTGGGCACGGCGGGTGCCACGGTGTTATTACTGGCGGTGTACTTGGTGAGCCTGCTTTATCTTACAAATTTTCAGCTCAAAGAATGGGCCAAAACCGCGTGGTCAAAATGGAAGCTGCGCAAGGTGGATCGCTCACAGCCGCTGGCCAACGAAGAGATCGAGCTGAACCAACGTGAAGCTGAACTGCAACAGCGCGTGGCGGATTTGCAAAAGGAATTGGCCAACACCGCTCAGACGGTGCCCGCCGTCGTCAACCGCGAAGAGCCAAACATTATCGACCTCAGCCAACCGCAAGCGCGCCCCAAGGCGGCAGTGGCGGATGAAGAAGCACCGACGGAGTCGCGCCGCAAGTTGGCGGCGATTGTGTTCACTGATATCGTGGATTATTCCAGCCTCTCCAATCGCGATGAAAAAGCGGCGTTGAAGCTCCTTAAAAAACAACGCCGCTTGCTCAAGCCATTGGTCAAACAATTTGAAGGCGAATGGCTCAAGGAAATTGGCGATGGTTTACTTTTGAGTTTCGACAGTTCGCTCAGTGCTGTTGAGTGCGCGCTGGCAATTCAGGCGAAGGTGCTTGGCGAGGAGCATCTCGAACTACGCATCGGCATTCATCAGGGCGACGTCGTTCGTGAAGGTAACGACATCCTGGGCGACGGCGTGAACATCGCCTCGCGCATTGAGGAATACGCGCCGGTCGGTGGCGTGGCGGTTTCCGCAAAAATCCAGCAGGACCTCATCAGCCAACCGCAATACGAAGCACGGTTGCTCGGCGAGTTCGTCTTGGAGGGGCTCGCTCAAAAAGTTGAGATTTACACCGTGGCCGTGGCTGTGGAGGTGTTGCCCGAGACTGTCTTTGAGGACGAAGATCTTACCGCTAATCCGGAAGTGGTGGCAGTGGTGGAATCGGAGCCGGAAGAAAAAGCCGACCATGCGGTAGCCACTGTGGAGGAAATCCTTGGCGATCCCGAGGACGACACCGAGCCGACGGTGCACATCGCCCCCGCTATTTCCAGCACCGGTCCCGCTAAATTCAAACGCCCCAAACCCACCGCCGTGGCGCGCGGGCCGCTCATTGAGAATTATAAATTGCCGCCGGTTGAGTATTTGCAAGCGCCGGAATTCATCGCCGCGCCCACCGATTCCACCGACGAACTTAAATCCGCCGCCATTACCATTCAGCAAACGCTCAGGCAATTCGGCGTGGAAGTCGCGCTGGGCGACATTACCAAAGGGCCCACCATCACCCGTTTCGAGCTGCATCCTGCGCCGGGCGTGAAGATGGAAAAAATCACGACTTACACCAACAACATCACCGCCGCACTCAAGGCCGAGCGCATCAACATCCTCGCTCCCGTGCCCGGCAAAAGCACGGTGGGCGTCGAGGTGCCCAATCGCGTTAAGACAAAAGTCATTATGCGCGACTTACTCGAAAGCGATGAGTGGAAGAAGAGTAAAGCCAAAGTGCCCGTGGCGCTGGGTAAAGATGTTTACGGCAAACCTATCGTGGCGGACCTCGCCGAGATGCCGCATCTTTTGATTGCCGGCGCCACCGGCGCGGGTAAGAGCGTGTGTATGAACGGCATCGTCGCCTCATTGCTTTATAAATTTTCGCCGGATGAATTGCGGCTCGTGATGATCGATCCCAAAGTGGTGGAGTTGCAAATGTACAACACCCTGCCGCACCTCGCGATGCCGGTGGTGACCGATTCGAAAAAAGTCATCCTCGCGTTGCGCTGGGTGGTTTCGGAAATGGAAAAGCGCTATAAAATTTTTGCGAAGGAAAATGTGAAGAACATCCAATCCTTCAACAAACGCCGCCGCGACAAACCGCCCGCCGA from the Limisphaerales bacterium genome contains:
- a CDS encoding DUF4149 domain-containing protein; the encoded protein is MKPKNNPQRIAQLVFVLTAAVWLGGAVFFTFVAGPMFFAPELAEALPKPRDGIVAQELIHRFTAFQLSLAAIAVLALLAGWRLEGDGGKFPRARGLLLAVMVALIVFGLIYITPRLEWLHQMKYPDYFKIGTTPEQTAYANKSFGPLHGISQIGNLVVLFGLVAQLVLAWKAAVGMKEDRSM
- a CDS encoding YihY/virulence factor BrkB family protein, translated to MDNPLPKIPNPWKILREDLAQVMEKESRVVLPKRWMRVARFILLAYRKFDEERCFMRAAALSFNSLLALIPVLALATVLTGWLVGEPSSKGAADANATAPAQQFVSKIIVSVLPAKHEDPEKEAKIAEIRDGLRDNISDFTNNLAQQVSFDKTGVLSALVFVYLGLMVVMQLEDTFNDLWAVRRSRVWYSQLLKFSPGLVLGPGCIILAFALANAVHFENISDRLQSMGAVVNTLVPLLFAMAGLTFLYKLIPNTKVSWTAAIWGGVVAGILWQINHLASALYISHVVVEKGWYSQTYGGSLGLLPVFMLAVYFTWLILLYGALVAARVQYHTTPLKESVEDKDAEPEKPEPGEREGDDTQTAGETNEAEK
- a CDS encoding DNA translocase FtsK 4TM domain-containing protein; this encodes MARKEAPKKTDSKGGANEVLGIGLLALAVLFLLALFSFDKGDLSVNGTNVNDPLHNLVGTLGAWLAQGCFMALGVAAYLLPPLTLIFAIAFFTDKLDGLRRRWPWAVALVLAGSAGLSLYPGLFGGLAKSLNTVGAGGYVGMLLHNGIFQHVGTAGATVLLLAVYLVSLLYLTNFQLKEWAKTAWSKWKLRKVDRSQPLANEEIELNQREAELQQRVADLQKELANTAQTVPAVVNREEPNIIDLSQPQARPKAAVADEEAPTESRRKLAAIVFTDIVDYSSLSNRDEKAALKLLKKQRRLLKPLVKQFEGEWLKEIGDGLLLSFDSSLSAVECALAIQAKVLGEEHLELRIGIHQGDVVREGNDILGDGVNIASRIEEYAPVGGVAVSAKIQQDLISQPQYEARLLGEFVLEGLAQKVEIYTVAVAVEVLPETVFEDEDLTANPEVVAVVESEPEEKADHAVATVEEILGDPEDDTEPTVHIAPAISSTGPAKFKRPKPTAVARGPLIENYKLPPVEYLQAPEFIAAPTDSTDELKSAAITIQQTLRQFGVEVALGDITKGPTITRFELHPAPGVKMEKITTYTNNITAALKAERINILAPVPGKSTVGVEVPNRVKTKVIMRDLLESDEWKKSKAKVPVALGKDVYGKPIVADLAEMPHLLIAGATGAGKSVCMNGIVASLLYKFSPDELRLVMIDPKVVELQMYNTLPHLAMPVVTDSKKVILALRWVVSEMEKRYKIFAKENVKNIQSFNKRRRDKPPAEPEPQMTLFDGERGNSEGFAVEIDEEIVVPRDEEIEIPDRLSYIVVVIDELADLMLTAPAEVENAIARITQMARAAGIHCIVATQRPSVKVITGVIKANIPSRIAFQVASKIDSRVILDEMGAEKLLGKGDMLYQPPGAPKPIRAQGPLVTDEEVQQIVSFITEQGKPKFEVDITQQLSKPALAGSASSGEDEDLIEQCIEVIRSEQKASVSKLQRRLRLGYTRAARIMDELEDRGIVGPAQGHEPREILIDLDGNGADGRGQGVAELV